The following are encoded in a window of Ornithorhynchus anatinus isolate Pmale09 chromosome Y5 unlocalized genomic scaffold, mOrnAna1.pri.v4 Super_Scaffold_Y5, whole genome shotgun sequence genomic DNA:
- the LOC114808724 gene encoding transcription factor jun-D: MMKKDGLTINLNHQIVATLKSAPPPLLGDQNLRGNAICSTADGLLTSPDLGLLKLASPELERLIIQSNGLVTTTPTTTQFHYPKVTATEEQEFAEGFVKALEDLHKQNQLSGGPGPAGAAGGCAQPPGGAGVDLIPGPPTAAASLAQQEPPVYANLSSYTGNAAGALGSTTVNYSTDTVPYPPPPGLGQPQPHPRLQALKDEPQIVPDVPSFGESPPLSPIDMDTQERIKAERKRLRNRIAASKCRKRKLERISRLEEKVKSLKSQNTELASTASLLREQVAQLKQKVLSHVNSGCQLLPQHQVPAY, encoded by the coding sequence ATGATGAAAAAAGACGGTCTCACCATAAATCTTAATCACCAGATTGTGGCCACCCTAAAATCTGCGCCCCCTCCGCTTCTTGGGGATCAAAATTTGCGAGGTAACGCCATCTGCTCTACCGCCGATGGGCTACTCACCTCTCCGGACCTAGGATTGCTCAAACTGGCCTCGCCGGAGCTGGAGCGGCTCATCATCCAGTCCAACGGGCTGGTTACCACAACCCCGACCACCACCCAGTTCCACTACCCCAAAGTGACGGCCACGGAGGAGCAGGAGTTTGCCGAAGGCTTCGTCAAGGCCCTGGAGGACTTACATAAACAGAACCAGCTAAGTGGAGGGCCTGGGCCGGCCGGAGCCGCGGGGGGCTGTGCTCAGCCGCCGGGCGGGGCCGGCGTTGACCTCATCCCGGGGCCCCCGACCGCCGCCGCTTCTCTCGCACAACAAGAACCGCCAGTCTACGCCAACCTCAGCAGCTACACGGGCAACGCAGCCGGCGCGCTGGGCAGCACCACGGTGAACTACTCGACCGACACGGTGCCctacccgcccccgcccggcctggGCCAGCCCCAGCCTCACCCCCGGCTCCAGGCGCTCAAGGACGAGCCCCAGATCGTACCCGACGTGCCCAGCTTCGGCGAGagtcccccgctctcccccattGACATGGACACACAGGAGCGCATCAAGGCCGAGCGCAAGAGGCTGCGGAACCGCATCGCCGCCTCCAAATGCCGCAAAAGGAAGCTGGAGCGGATCTCGCGGCTGGAGGAAAAGGTCAAGAGCCTCAAGAGCCAGAACACGGAGCTGGCGTCCACCGCCAGCCTTCTCCGGGAGCAGGTGGCGCAGCTCAAACAGAAGGTGCTCAGCCATGTCAACAGCGGCTGCCAGCTGCTGCCCCAGCACCAGGTACCCGCTTACTGA